In Gopherus flavomarginatus isolate rGopFla2 chromosome 1, rGopFla2.mat.asm, whole genome shotgun sequence, a single genomic region encodes these proteins:
- the LOC127046827 gene encoding uncharacterized protein LOC127046827: MFGDDIVFPEDVLENYTIPDLNMFGEDFCKEYSMNMKSRHDADIALPLSNIAKAQEKQQRHYAKRKTSKYGEITFEVGDSVLLLNARQRTRKGGVLESKYQGPYKIMSVEGKRVKLHTISGKQLGTMYSIAHLKPVKEPTTLAAESTSEGKTGTEIGVGDTEPETPTEEIREVDGTVSHDSKVENIEVTAIEKEEYIGQDVSNNDTSDADDSFDDMLTEEVEDKQWLLKVKLAMTSKHTERLEAKVRNIKLYGSSFHCLKPRSWISDEVIDAFLICVVEKADGKVQAISSVVSTVILSGRATQIKVKVNVNTLSYIK; encoded by the exons ATGTTTGGTGATGACATAGTGTTTCCAGAAGATGTCTTAGAGAATTACACG ATCCCAGATCTGAATATGTTCGGGGAAGATTTCTGCAAAGAGTACAGCATGAATATGAAATCGAGACATGATGCTGACATTGCTCTGCCACTAAGTAACATTGCTAAAgcacaagaaaaacaacaaagacaTTATGCTAAAAGAAAGACTTCTAAATATGGGGAAATAACATTTGAAGTTGGGGACTCTGTACTATTACTGAATGCTAGACAGCGAACAAGAAAAGGAGGAGTATTGGAATCTAAATATCAGGGACCATACAAAATTATGAGTGTTGAAGGTAAGAGAGTGAAATTACATACCATCTCAGGGAAACAGTTAGGAACCATGTACAGTATTGCACACTTAAAACCAGTAAAAGAGCCAACAACATTAGCTGCTGAAAGCACATCAGAGGGAAAAACTGGTACTGAAATTGGAGTTGGTGACACTGAACCAGAAACACCCACGGAAGAGATTAGAGAAGTGGATGGCACTGTATCTCATGACAGCAAAGTGGAAAACATAGAGGTCACAGCAATAGAAAAAGAGGAATATATAGGGCAAGATGTGTCAAACAATGATACAAGTGATGCTGATGACAGTTTTGATGACATGCTTACAGAGGAAGTGGAAGACAAGCAATGGCTTCTGAAAG taAAATTGGCAATGAccagcaaacacacagagagactggAGGCGAAAGTGAGAAACATAAAATTGTATGGCTCTTCATTTCATTGCCTGAAACCGAGAAGCTGGATAAGTGATGAG GTTATTGATGCATTTTTGATCTGTGTAGTTGAGAAAGCAGATGGAAAG GTACAAGCCATCTCATCAGTAGTTTCCACTGTCATTCTCTCAGGCAGAGCTACACAAATTAAAGTGAAGGTAAATGTTAACACACTTTCatacataaaatga